The genomic region CCGGGCCTCGACCTCGCCGAGGAGCTCTCGGTGCTGGGCGAGGACGTGCGGGCCGAGGTGGACCCGGCCCGCCTCGCCGCCTGGGGCGAGGCCCCGCCCGCCCTGCCCGCCTGGGCGGCGCCGGCCGCCGCGGCGCTCGCCGCCGTCAACGCGCTGCTCGCAGCGCTCTGGGAGCGGGTGCCGTTCCTGCCGCTCGCGGGCGGGCTCTCGCTCCTCGCGACCTGGGCGCTCCAGCGGTGGCTCCGCGACCGGGTCGCCGCGGTGCGCGACGCGGTGGACCGCCCGGCCGCCGAGCTGCGGGTGCTGGGGCTCCTGCTGGCGCGGCTCGAGGCGGAGCCCTTCCGTGCCCCCCTCCTCGCCGGCCTGCGCGAGCGGCTCCTCCGCCCGGCCCCGGCCTCGCGGCGCATCGCCCGGCTCTCCCGCGCCGCCGAGCTCTTCGAGTGGACGCACAACGAGCTCTTCGCGCTGCTCGGGTTCTTCGTGCTCTGGAAGCCGCTCGTCGCGGCGCGCGTCGAGCGCTGGCGCCGGCGGGACGGGCGCCACCTGCGCGGCTGGCTGGAGGCCGTCGCGGACCTCGAGGCGCTCTGCTCCCTGGCGGGCTTCGCCCGCGAGCACCCCGAGCTCACCTTCCCGTCGCTCGCGCCCGGGCCCGCCGCGTTCCGGGCCGAGGGGCTCGCCCACCCGCTCCTGCCCGGCGCGGTGCCGAACGACGTCGCCCTGGGGGTCGCCGCGCCGGAGCGCGGGGGCGAGGCCCCCAGGCGCGTCCTGCTCGTCTCCGGCTCCAACATGTCGGGGAAGAGCACGCTGCTCCGGACCGTCGGCGCGAGCGCGGTGCTCGCGCAGGCCGGCGCCCCGGTCCGCGCCCGGTCGCTGGCGCTCACGCCCCTCGCGGTCGGGGCCACGCTGCGGATCCAGGACTCGCTCCAGGCCGGGCGGTCCCGCTTCTACGCGGAGATCACGCGCCTGAAGGAGCTCATGGACCTCGCCCGCGGCGAGCGTCCGCTCCTGTTCCTCCTCGACGAGATCCTGAACGGCACCAACTCGCACGACCGGCGCATCGGCGCCGAGGCGGTGGTCCGCGCCCTCGCCGATCGCGGCGCGCTCGGCCTCGTCACCACGCACGACCTCACCCTCACCGAGCTCGGCCGGACGCTCGCCGGGGCGGAGAACGCCCACTTCGAGGATCAGCTGCGGGACGGCCGGATCGCGTTCGACTACCGGCTGCGCCCGGGCGTGGTGGAGCGCTCGAACGCCCTCGCGCTGATGCGGGCGGTCGGCCTCGAGGTCTGAGCCTCGCGGGCGCTCGCCGCCGGCCGGCCGCCCTCAGGGCGGGGCCCTCGACGGCGCCCGGGCGCGCGCCCAGAGCGGGTAGTCGAGCCCGGCGAGCCGGTTGATGGCGATGGCCTGGAGCACCAGCAGGGCCACCGCCAGCTCGATGAGCGCGAGGTACCCCGGCCGCGTCAGCGCGCCGGCCGCGAACACGGTCGCGCCG from Anaeromyxobacter paludicola harbors:
- a CDS encoding MutS-related protein, whose product is MTTAPAEIAARLRERLAARRARLAALDAHDARWAAARLAAFAALVAAGWLAFGHRLSFAWSLAPALAYGGLALLHDRALRARARLGRAVAFHEAALARVEGRWAGRGNAGERFASPEHPYALDLDLFGQGSLFELLCTARTRAGEERLAGWLLAPAGPDEVALRQEAVRELTPGLDLAEELSVLGEDVRAEVDPARLAAWGEAPPALPAWAAPAAAALAAVNALLAALWERVPFLPLAGGLSLLATWALQRWLRDRVAAVRDAVDRPAAELRVLGLLLARLEAEPFRAPLLAGLRERLLRPAPASRRIARLSRAAELFEWTHNELFALLGFFVLWKPLVAARVERWRRRDGRHLRGWLEAVADLEALCSLAGFAREHPELTFPSLAPGPAAFRAEGLAHPLLPGAVPNDVALGVAAPERGGEAPRRVLLVSGSNMSGKSTLLRTVGASAVLAQAGAPVRARSLALTPLAVGATLRIQDSLQAGRSRFYAEITRLKELMDLARGERPLLFLLDEILNGTNSHDRRIGAEAVVRALADRGALGLVTTHDLTLTELGRTLAGAENAHFEDQLRDGRIAFDYRLRPGVVERSNALALMRAVGLEV